The window ATCTTTTGAAGACCTCGGCAGCGAAGCAGCCTGTAACTCCATCGCGAGATCGTACAGACCTTTTGAGGCACAGGTTTCCGCCAAAGACATGTAGTCTTCTTCCCGGCCATCTTGCAAAACATCTTGAACTATTTTTAATATTTCATCTATTTCCCCAGCCTCAAGGTTAAATAACTTAATAAGAAATTCTCCCGCCTCCCGGCATTCAGGATTTTCCACCAGCAACCGCCCCGCTTCCTCGATTGCCTTGACTTTGTGGTTGTTCCTCAGCCAAAAATCGGCAATATGAAGCTTAATTTTCTCATCCCCGCCAGCAATACGGCAGCGCTGAGCCGCCAGTTCATCCAGCCTGTCCGTTTTACCTCGTTTAACGGAAGTGGACAACAAAATATAATAGGAATACAAATCTTCCGGCTCAAATGTTTCAGCGGCTCCGAAGTATTCTTCCCAACCTCGCAGAACTGACTCCACCTTTGCCAATCTATCTGGCAGGGATAGATTATCACAGCCCTGGTTTAGCGTCCTTAGCCTTTCGGCAAGTGCCTCCAGGGCACGCACACTTGGCCCTTTCCCAAAAAGATCAAAATGATATCCCAAAAAATTAAACCCTTCACCAGCGTGCAAAATCCTGGTCTTCTCCTGCTTTATATCCAGGCCGATTTTATTAATAGATGCCTTAAAACTGTTCAGAGCGTCCTCCGCTACCTGTTTCGTTTCTGCTAAAACCAGTATATCGTCAGAATAACGCAGGTAAGAAAAATCCGGACGACTCATTTCTAAGTCAACCTGGTTTAAATAGATATTCCCAAACAAAGGAGACAACGCGCTCCCCTGGCTGACGCCCA of the Dehalobacter sp. genome contains:
- a CDS encoding reverse transcriptase domain-containing protein, yielding MRQGSKERSIGISSVCDRVVQQALYLLLTPLFEPDFLECSYAYRKGKNALIAVDEAQRQLLAGKCWVVETDIANFFDNIKHDLLVDCLRKKITDERVINLIKHCLKLSNFYSMSIYEVVLGVSQGSALSPLFGNIYLNQVDLEMSRPDFSYLRYSDDILVLAETKQVAEDALNSFKASINKIGLDIKQEKTRILHAGEGFNFLGYHFDLFGKGPSVRALEALAERLRTLNQGCDNLSLPDRLAKVESVLRGWEEYFGAAETFEPEDLYSYYILLSTSVKRGKTDRLDELAAQRCRIAGGDEKIKLHIADFWLRNNHKVKAIEEAGRLLVENPECREAGEFLIKLFNLEAGEIDEILKIVQDVLQDGREEDYMSLAETCASKGLYDLAMELQAASLPRSSKD